Within the Leptotrichia sp. oral taxon 498 genome, the region TTTATATAAACTGGAACTGCACCGCAGACAACCATGGCATTTATGGCACTTCTATGGACATTTCTAGGAATTATAAGCTTATCCCCAGCTCTGCAAGTTGACATAATCATCGCCTGTACTGCTCCTGTCGTTCCGCTTACCATAAAATAGGCTTCTTTTGCCCCAAAAGCTTCAGCTGCTATTTCCTGTGCTTCTTTTATGACGGAAGTTGGATGACATAAATTATCCAGCGGTTTCATAGAATTGACATCCATTTGCATGGCATGTATCCCAATAAAATCTCTAAATTCTTTGTTTCCACGTCCACCTTTGTGTCCTGGTACATCAAATCTTACCACTCTGTTATTTAAGTGTTCTTTTAGTGCGTCAAAAAGTACAGTTTTTTTCTGTCTTTTCAAATCAATATTCTTTTTCATTTTTTGTTTTCTCCGTATTTTATCTATTCTTTACTAAAATAATTTCTAATAAATATTCATTCCGCTGTAGATTTCTATCATTTCTTTTCTTAAATCATCTATTATTTTCAGTCTTTCTCGTGGTGGAATTTCATAAACATCACGGTTAAAAAGATAATTTTGGAGCTCAATTTCCTTTATGAGCATCTTTGTGTGAAAAATGTTGGACTGATAGACATTTACATCAATCGCATCGTAAATTTTTAATTTATCAGGGTCAATGTAATCCTGAATAGAAGTAATGTTGTGGTCGGTGAAAAATTTTTTACCCGAAATATCTCTAGTAAAACCTCTTATTTTGTAGTCTATTGTAATAATATCGGATTCAAAGCTGTCAATCAAATAATTTAAGGTATTCAGTGGTGAAATCTCTCCGCAAGTTGCTATATCAATATCCACTCTGAAAGTAGAAATTGAATTTTCTGGATGATACTCGGGAAAAGTATGTACTGTAATGTGACTTTTATCCAAATGTGCGTGAACCGTATCTGTATCTTTAATTTTTAAATCTTTATTTTCATCAAAAAAAGGCTTTCCCCGATTACATGATTTATCAATGTTTGCAGAATTAATTCTGGCTTCCGCAATTAAGATGTTGACAGAAGCTCCCTGCGGCTCATAATCTTGCTTTGAAATATTTAACACTTTAGCTCCTATCATCTGAGCAACATTTATCAAAATTTTTGTGAGCCTATCAGAATTATACTGCTCGTCAATATAAGCGATATAATCTTTCTGCTCCCTTTCCATTTTGGCATAACAGACATCGTAAATATTAAAGCTAAGTGTCTTTGTAAGATTGTTAAATCCATATAACTTTATTTTATTTTCCAACTCATTCATCACTTCCCTTCGATTTTTTTATCTATTTTCTAAAAATTAGTTTTTTTTAAATTTTGTAAAAATTATATCACTTATGGAAAATTTTTACAATTATAATTTTTGTTTTAATTTTAATATTTATAATTTTTAATATGATTTTTGTTTAATAAAAAAAATGTGCTATAATTGTACTATAGTAAATATAGTATTTATTGAATTGAATCGAATTGAAAGGAAGTGAAAAATTTTGAGCCAAAAAGATATACTTTTGAAAATAGAAAATTTGACTACGAGTTTTCGGATTGATGAAAAATATTTTCCTGCTGTTGATGATGTGTCGATTGAACTTAGAAAAAATGAAGTTTTGGCGATTGTTGGGGAGTCTGGGTGTGGGAAAAGTACTCTTGCTACTTCTATCGTGGGACTTCATAATCCAATTAATACTAAATCTAGTGGAAAAATAACTTTCGAAGGTAAAAATCTTTTAGAAATCCACGAAGAAGAATTTAATAAAATAAGAGGAAAACATATTGGAATGATTTTTCAAGATCCATTATCTGCACTTAATCCGCTTATGAAAATTGAAAATCAAATTGAAGAAAGTCTTATTTACCACACAAATTTTACAAAAGAAGAAAGAAAAAAGAAAGTTTATGATTTGCTACAAAAAGTTGGGATAAATAATTACAAAAGAGTTGCAAAACAATTTCCACATGAGCTTAGCGGAGGTATGCGACAAAGAGTTATGATTGCAATTGCGCTTTCCTGCAAACCACAGATTGTCATAGCCGATGAGCCAACTACAGCGCTGGATGTAACAATTCAGGCACAGATATTAGATTTATTAAAATCTCTTCAAAATGAAATGAATGCTGGAATTATACTGATTACACACGATTTGGGAGTTGTTGCGCAGATGGCTGACAGAGTTGCCGTCATGTATGCGGGAGAAATTGTAGAAATTGCTGATGTTACCGAATTATTTAAAAATCCGAAACACCCTTACACAAGGTCGCTTCTTAACTCCATTCCACAACTGGACTTAGAAAATGAAAAACTTCATGTGATTTATGGAAATGTACCGTCGCTAAAAAAAAATAAATAGAAAAGGCTGCCGATTTGCTGATAGAATTCCGTGGGTTGATAAAAGTGAACATGAAGAAAATCCAAAATTGCATGAAATTTCTAAAAATCATTTTGTTAGATGTACTTGCTATAAAAATTTTGAATTAAAATAAATTGAATAAGTTAAAGAAAATTAAATTGAAATAAAGTATAGTGAAACTGATTTAAAACAAAACTCAAAACTATGACCATTTTATACAAACCCTAAGTTTATATAATTTTTAATACTTCAATTTTGGATAGGTTTGAGTATAAATTGAAATAAAATCAAGTAAAAGAAATTAAGGAGAAAAAATATGAGTTTTCTTGAAGTAAAAAATTTAAAAGTTCATTATCCAATCCGCAGCGGATTTTTTAATAAAATTGTCGACCACATCTATGCTGTTGACGGGGTGTCGCTTACAATTGAACAAGGAAAAACTTATGGACTTGTCGGGGAATCTGGCTCGGGAAAATCCACAATTGGAAAAGCGATAATTGGACTTGAAAAAATTAAAAGTGGAAAAATTATTTACAAAGGCAAAGAGATTGACAGAAAATTTAGAAATAGAAAAAATGAGTACAATAAAAATGTTCAAATGATATTTCAGGACTCTCTATCAAGCCTCAATCCAAAAAAAAGGATAATTGACATAATAAGTGAACCACTAAAAAATTTTGAAAATTTGACTGAAACGGAAAATAAGAAAAAAATTTTAGAATTGCTTGAAATTGTAGGACTTTCTGAAGATGCACTCTACAAGTACCCACATGAATTTTCAGGAGGACAGCGTCAAAGAATCGGAATTGCAAGAGCGGTTGCAACAAAGCCACAGCTTATCATCGCTGATGAACCTGTTTCTGCACTGGATTTATCGGTTCAAGCGCAAGTACTAAATTATATGAAAGATATTCAAAAACAGTATAATTTAAGCTATTTATTCATCTCGCACGACCTTGGGGTTGTAAAACATATGTGCGACTACATCTACATCTTAAATAGCGGAAGATTTGTTGAAACTGGGACAAAAGCTGATATTTATGATTTTCCAAAACATCCATATACAAAAAGATTGATTGCTGCAATTCCAGAAATTCATCCTGAAAAACGGATGGAAAATGCGATAAAAAGAAAAAAAATTGAAGAGGAATATCAAAAAAATAAAAAAAATTTTTACGACGAAAATGGAAAAGTTTTTGATTTAAAAAATTTAACCGATACACATTTTGTCGCTTTAAAATAAAGATTTAACAAGACAAGAAGGGAAAAAAATATGTGGAAAACGATTTTAAGACGGTTTATAATTATGATACCGCAATTATTTATACTTAGCATAATTGTCTTTATTTTGGCAAAACTTATGCCAGGAGACCCATTTACAGGACTTATCACTCCGCAAACTGATCCATCCGCACTGGAAGCTCTGCGAAGAAAAGCTGGACTTCTTGACCCTTGGCACATTCAGTATATAAGATGGATTAAAAATGCTTTTTCTGGAAATCTGGGAATGAGCTACACTTATAATGTTCCCGTTAAGACTTTGATTGGGGAAAGGGCTGTAAATACTTTTATTTTGTCACTTGTAAGCTTGATTTTGACATATTGCATTGCAATTCCATTAGGAATGCTATCTGGACGATACCAGAACTCATTTTTGGACAAATTTGTAACTTTTTATAACTATGTGAGTTATGCAATACCGACATTTGTCTTGTCGCTTATAATGATTTGGTTCTTTGGCTACAAATTGGGATGGTTTCCTACGACAGGTTCCGTTACCGCTGGACTTGAAACTGGAAAGATGGGACATTTTTGGGACAGAATTTATCACATCATACTTCCAGCCATAACTTACGCACTGCTTGGAACAACTTGGATTATTCAGTATTTGAGAAATGAAGTCATTGAGGCAAAGTCGCTTGATTATGTGAAAACAGCGAAAAGTAAAGGAGTTCCTGAAAATAAAATTTATTCACGACATATCTTTAGAAACTCAATTTTACCGATTGCGGCGTTTTTTGGTTATGCAATAACAGGATTACTTGGGGGTTCGATTTTTATTGAGAAAATATTTAGTTATCCCGGAATGGGCGGACTTTTTATAAATTCTATCGTAACTAGGGATTACAGCGTAGTAACTGCTCTTATTCTACTTTTTGGATTTTTAACACTTTTTGGAAGTTTGCTTTCTGACATAATTTTGAGCATTGTCGACCCTAGAATTAGAATTAAATAAAGGTGGTGAAAAAAATATGAATGAAAAACCGACAGGTATTAGAATAATAGTAAAAGAACTTTTAAAGGATAAACTTGCGCTTGCATCATTAATTTTACTTGCAGTAATTTTTGGAATTATTTTTATCGGCTCGCTGTTTGCAAATCAAGATGAAATTATGAAAATAAGCCTTTTGGACAAATATGCCATTCCAATGAAAGAAGGATTTTGGCTGGGCTCAGATTCAGGTGGACGTTCAATTTTAGGACAGCTTATATTGGGAGCTAGAAACTCGATTATCATTGGCTTTACAATAACTATCTTGACAAGTTTTCTAGGAACTTTTTTTGGAATGATAAGCGGGTATTACGGCGGAATTATTGATAATATAATTATGAGAATAATTGATTTTATAACAATTATGCCGACACTTATGATAATTATTGTATTTGTAACAATTGTGCCAAAATACACAGTTAGTTCGTTTATTTTCATAATGAGTGCATTTTACTGGGTTTCAACAGCACGGCTTATTAGGAGTAAAGCTCTTGCAGAAAGTAAAAAGGAATATGTTCTTGCTTCAAAGACAATGGGAACAAGCGATTTTAAAATAATTTTTAGAGAAATCTTGCCAAATTTAAGCTCTTTAATAATTGTGGATTTGACACTTGCCTTTGCCGGAAATTTGGGAATTGAAACTGGACTTAGCTTTTTAGGATTTGGTTTGCCTCCTTCAACTCCAAGTCTTGGGACACTTGTTGGATATGCAGCCGATCCGGAAGTTTTATCTTCAAAACTTTGGATTTGGCTTCCAGCTTCGATTTTAATACTTGTTATGATGCTTTGTATAAACTACATTGGACAGATGTTAAACAGAGCTGCTGATGCGAAAAAAAGACGAGCGTAACTTTTTTGAGAGGAGAATTTATGAAAAAAATATTGATTTTTTTAATTGGACTTATGCTAATTTCCTGTAATCCAGGTAAAAAGAGAAGTGAGATGCCGGGAGCTAAAATAAATTTGTCAATTTTTCCGATAAAAACTTCAAATAATGAACCAGCTGTGGAAAATGCAACACTTCAAGTGGCTCTTGTCAAAGATGACCCGCTTGTTGGAGTTTTTAACGAGATTTTGTATCAGGACGGCTACGATGGAGATATCCTTTCGATGTTTTTAAGCTCCAGCCTTTTTGAAGTGAATGACAATTTTGAAATAATTGACACGGGTGTTGCCACATTAAATGTCGATGCAAAAAACAAAAAAGCAACTATAAAAATTAAAGATGGTATAAAGTGGTCAGATGGCGTTCCACTTACCGCAGATGATATAATTTATGCTTACGAAGTTCTGGGAAGCAAGGATTACACAGGAATTCGTTATACTAAAGAATATCAAAAAGTCATTGGGATGAATGACTACCACAGTGGAAAATCTAAAACAATTTCCGGCGTGAAAAAAATTGATGATAAAACAGTGGAAATTTCATTTTCTGAGATGGGACAAAGTATTTTTAGCGGTGGAAACGGACTTATGGCAAACGCACTTCCAAAACACTATTTAAAAGATGTTCCAATAAAAAATTTAGTTTCATCTGACAAAATAAGAACAAAACCCGTCACATTGGGGCCTTATAACTTGGTAAAAATTTCTCGCGGAGAAAGCATGGAATTTGTGGCGAATCCTTATTATTACAAGGGAAAACCTAAAATAAAAAAGGCGATTTTGCAAGTGGTCAATCCACAGTCGATTGTTGCGGCTCTAAAAGCCGGAAAGTATGACTATGTTATGGAAATGCCAGACAGTTTATACAATAATTATAAAGATTTTAGAAATTTAGAAGTTTTGGGACAACAAGATTTGTATTATTCATATGTTGGATTTAAATTGGGACATTTTGACAAAGCAAAAGGAGAAAATGTGAGTGATCCAAATGCTAAAATGGCAGATTTAAATTTAAGACAAGCGATGATTTATGCAATTGATGTCGATCAAATCACACAGGCCTTTTATTTTGGACTGCGTCAAAGAGCGACTTCCACAGTTCCTCCAGTCTTTAAAAAATATTTTCCAAAAGATTTGACAGGATTTCCGTATAACTTAGCCAAAGCAAAACAGCTTCTTGATGAAAGCGGATACAAAGATGTGAACAATGATGGATTTCGTGAAGATAAAAATGGTAAGCCGCTTCAAATAAAAATGGCGTTTATGGCTGGTGGAGATGTGGCTGAGCCACTTGCTCAGTTTTATTTGCAAAGCTGGAAAAAAATCGGACTAAATGTGAGCTTGACTTCTGGAAGATTACTAGCTTTCCAGAACT harbors:
- the speD gene encoding adenosylmethionine decarboxylase, which codes for MNELENKIKLYGFNNLTKTLSFNIYDVCYAKMEREQKDYIAYIDEQYNSDRLTKILINVAQMIGAKVLNISKQDYEPQGASVNILIAEARINSANIDKSCNRGKPFFDENKDLKIKDTDTVHAHLDKSHITVHTFPEYHPENSISTFRVDIDIATCGEISPLNTLNYLIDSFESDIITIDYKIRGFTRDISGKKFFTDHNITSIQDYIDPDKLKIYDAIDVNVYQSNIFHTKMLIKEIELQNYLFNRDVYEIPPRERLKIIDDLRKEMIEIYSGMNIY
- a CDS encoding ATP-binding cassette domain-containing protein, with translation MSFLEVKNLKVHYPIRSGFFNKIVDHIYAVDGVSLTIEQGKTYGLVGESGSGKSTIGKAIIGLEKIKSGKIIYKGKEIDRKFRNRKNEYNKNVQMIFQDSLSSLNPKKRIIDIISEPLKNFENLTETENKKKILELLEIVGLSEDALYKYPHEFSGGQRQRIGIARAVATKPQLIIADEPVSALDLSVQAQVLNYMKDIQKQYNLSYLFISHDLGVVKHMCDYIYILNSGRFVETGTKADIYDFPKHPYTKRLIAAIPEIHPEKRMENAIKRKKIEEEYQKNKKNFYDENGKVFDLKNLTDTHFVALK
- the opp4B gene encoding oligopeptide ABC transporter permease, with product MWKTILRRFIIMIPQLFILSIIVFILAKLMPGDPFTGLITPQTDPSALEALRRKAGLLDPWHIQYIRWIKNAFSGNLGMSYTYNVPVKTLIGERAVNTFILSLVSLILTYCIAIPLGMLSGRYQNSFLDKFVTFYNYVSYAIPTFVLSLIMIWFFGYKLGWFPTTGSVTAGLETGKMGHFWDRIYHIILPAITYALLGTTWIIQYLRNEVIEAKSLDYVKTAKSKGVPENKIYSRHIFRNSILPIAAFFGYAITGLLGGSIFIEKIFSYPGMGGLFINSIVTRDYSVVTALILLFGFLTLFGSLLSDIILSIVDPRIRIK
- a CDS encoding ABC transporter permease; its protein translation is MNEKPTGIRIIVKELLKDKLALASLILLAVIFGIIFIGSLFANQDEIMKISLLDKYAIPMKEGFWLGSDSGGRSILGQLILGARNSIIIGFTITILTSFLGTFFGMISGYYGGIIDNIIMRIIDFITIMPTLMIIIVFVTIVPKYTVSSFIFIMSAFYWVSTARLIRSKALAESKKEYVLASKTMGTSDFKIIFREILPNLSSLIIVDLTLAFAGNLGIETGLSFLGFGLPPSTPSLGTLVGYAADPEVLSSKLWIWLPASILILVMMLCINYIGQMLNRAADAKKRRA
- a CDS encoding oligopeptide ABC transporter substrate-binding protein — its product is MKKILIFLIGLMLISCNPGKKRSEMPGAKINLSIFPIKTSNNEPAVENATLQVALVKDDPLVGVFNEILYQDGYDGDILSMFLSSSLFEVNDNFEIIDTGVATLNVDAKNKKATIKIKDGIKWSDGVPLTADDIIYAYEVLGSKDYTGIRYTKEYQKVIGMNDYHSGKSKTISGVKKIDDKTVEISFSEMGQSIFSGGNGLMANALPKHYLKDVPIKNLVSSDKIRTKPVTLGPYNLVKISRGESMEFVANPYYYKGKPKIKKAILQVVNPQSIVAALKAGKYDYVMEMPDSLYNNYKDFRNLEVLGQQDLYYSYVGFKLGHFDKAKGENVSDPNAKMADLNLRQAMIYAIDVDQITQAFYFGLRQRATSTVPPVFKKYFPKDLTGFPYNLAKAKQLLDESGYKDVNNDGFREDKNGKPLQIKMAFMAGGDVAEPLAQFYLQSWKKIGLNVSLTSGRLLAFQNFYEKVQSDSKDIDVFFGAWGVGTDLNPTSSAGRSSQLNYTRFVSPENDKFIAEILGEKSLTIPNYKAEMYKKWQEYYINQAVEVPLMYKYKLTPVNKRLKNVYIGYDSALKNEGIQKWELTAINPMR